A window from Drosophila kikkawai strain 14028-0561.14 chromosome 2L, DkikHiC1v2, whole genome shotgun sequence encodes these proteins:
- the Chd1 gene encoding chromodomain-helicase-DNA-binding protein 1 isoform X5, producing the protein MSQALNESANSIGSDEQDDTREEANGTDDHSGSGSGSGSSGSDSDSDSSSGNSSDGRSSAEPDTKSSTVAPGFPPTAAAAQADSKTNGFTDDQEDDSSSAGSSGSVSDSDADGQADHMDQGSNNNNKTNTSTSSSSLSKPEQDDEDEDDETEAGNQQPASEASADGSASDSSANVSPTSSSSSSEEEEEDYRPKRTRQARKPPATAADKTKRAPAPKKKKKKTWDSDESDESEDSDDDVSAAAQKRKSAATTSRSKPAQQQQHSRRRVKSFSSEDSDDDDASKRSCATRRTAAAVSYKEASEDEATDSEDLLECEYDESQAAASAAAAEEEEKCETIERILAQRLGKRGCTGNQTTIYAIEENGFDPNAGFDEKASEAEAEVQFLIKWKGWSYIHNTWESEATLRDMKAKGMKKLDNFIKKEQDQAYWRRYAGPEDIDYFECQLELQHELLKSYNNVDRIIAKGSKPDDGAEEYLCKWQSLPYAESTWEDAALVLRKWQRCAEQFSERECSKCTPSRHCRVLKYRPKFSRIKNQPEFLVPGLVLRDYQMDGLNWLLHSWCKENSVILADEMGLGKTIQTICFLYSLFKLHHLYGPFLCVVPLSTMTAWQREFDLWAPDMNVVTYLGDIKSRELIQQYEWQFEGSKRLKFNCILTTYEIVLKDKQFLGTLQWAALLVDEAHRLKNDDSLLYKSLKEFDTNHRLLITGTPLQNSLKELWALLHFIMPEKFDTWENFEVQHGNAEDKGYTRLHQQLEPYILRRVKKDVEKSLPAKVEQILRVEMTSLQKQYYKWILTKNFDALRKGKRGSTSTFLNIVIELKKCCNHAALIRPSEFELMGLQQDEALQTLLKGSGKLVLLDKLLCRLKETGHRVLIFSQMVRMLDVLADYLQKRHFPFQRLDGSIKGEMRRQALDHFNAEGSQDFCFLLSTRAGGLGINLATADTVIIFDSDWNPQNDLQAQARAHRIGQKNQVNIYRLVTARSVEEQIVERAKQKMVLDHLVIQRMDTTGRTVLDKSGNGHSSNSNPFNKDDLSAILKFGAEELFKDEQEHDDDLVCDIDEILRRAETRNEDPEMPGDDLLSAFKVASIAAFEEEPSESAANRQAEQDAADEEDDSKDWDDIIPEGFRKVIEDQERAKEMEDLYLPPRRKTATAANQSEAKRAAGGKGAKGKQQQADDSADSDYELGSEGSGDDGRPRKRGRPTMKEKIIGFTDAELRRFIRSYKKFPAPLHRMEAIACDAELQEKPLAELKRLGEMLHDRCVQFLDEHKEEENKTATDETAGAKQRRARATFSVKLGGVSFNAKKLLTCEQELQPLNEIMPSGAEERLQWSFNIKTRAPLFDVEWSNEEDTKLLCGIYQYGIGSWEQMKLDPTLKLTDKILLNDTRKPQAKQLQTRAEYLLKIIKKNVELTKGGQRRRQRRPRASRATTNDAKSASGHQAASTSNADGRSQDADEAVPASEGAGASQMDHSNSSPNNNASADQTSSGTAKKSKKSKTRSKKTSASDNNGNKPMHFTANNEPRALEVLGDLDPSIFNECKEKMRPVKKALKALDQPDLSLSDQDQLQHTRDCLLQIGRQIDVCLQPYGEPEKKEWRSNLWYFVSKFTELDAKRLFKIYKHALKQQAGKDEGKGKGRDSAAGSPSKSKRNGVSTEKETNKDRDKSGGKKKKKDKDKERTGGGRYPETGTPSAGGRFNNESPLKRKRDENDAADTSSGISGIPGAGGISEQLKSMSSFKRQNMERHEDRKKHHRGGGGSDYFGASGAPPGSGGGAGYEGGRRQGLNSPSTPNSSRGGGGGGRGGYEPTPAPSGYTPEMERWHARESRYSLEYKRDRYDAGYPRSGGAPGGGYHRDHRERDRERRPDKRRFPSGHLPPHAYPNHYLPPNYYMPNGVVPGLPPPPPSVYRTDPRGYSVMPRDYPADYRRSSDYERRTQT; encoded by the exons ATGAGCCAG GCACTCAATGAATCGGCGAATAGTATTGGCTCAGACGAACAAGATGACACCCGAGAGGAGGCCAATGGCACCGATGACCatagtggcagtggcagcggcagcggctcCTCAGGCTCCGATTCGGACTCGGACAGCTCCTCTGGCAACTCCAGCGATGGACGCAGTTCCGCGGAGCCGGATACCAAATCGTCGACTGTGGCCCCAGGTTTTCCACcaacggctgctgctgcccaggCGGACAGCAAGACGAATGGATTCACAGACGATCAGGAGGACGACAGCTCCAGTGCTGGGTCCAGTGGAAGTGTCTCCGATTCAGATGCCGACGGCCAAGCCGATCACATGGATCAGgggagcaacaacaacaacaagacaAACAcaagcaccagcagcagcagtttgTCAAAGCCGGAACaagacgacgaggacgaggacgatgaGACTGAGGCTGGCAATCAGCAGCCAGCTAGCGAGGCCTCTGCCGATGGTTCTGCCAGTGATAGTTCGGCCAACGTCTCGCCAACatcctccagcagcagcagc gaggaggaggaggaagactACAGACCCAAGCGCACGCGCCAGGCGCGCAAGCCACCGGCAACCGCTGCGGACAAAACTAAGCGAGCTCCAGCtcccaaaaagaagaaaaagaaaac CTGGGATTCGGACGAGAGCGATGAAAGCGAGGACAGTGATGACGACGTGTCTGCAGCGGCTCAAAAGCGTAAGTCAGCGGCAACTACCTCCAGGAGCAAAccggcacagcagcagcagcattctAGACGCCGGGTAAAGTCCTTTAGCTCCGAGGACAGCGATGATGACGATGCCAGCAAGCG CAGCTGCGCCACCCGTCGGACAGCCGCAGCTGTTAGCTATAAGGAGGCCTCGGAGGACGAGGCAACAGACTCGGAGGATCTGCTGGAGTGCGAGTACGATGAGAGTCAGGCAGCCGCatctgctgccgccgctgaggaggaggagaagtgCGAGACGATCGAGCGCATCCTGGCGCAGCGTTTGGGTAAGCGGGGATGCACCGGCAACCAGACGACGATCTATGCCATTGAAGAGAACGGCTTTGATCCGAATGCGGGATTCGATGAAAAGGCGTCGGAGGCGGAGGCAGAGGTGCAGTTTCTGATCAAGTGGAAGGGCTGGTCATACATCCACAACACCTGGGAGTCGGAGGCCACCCTGCGCGATATGAAGGCCAAGGGCATGAAGAAGCTAGACAACTTCATCAAAAAGGAGCAGGATCAGGCATATTGGCGCCGTTATGCTGGGCCAGAGGACATTGACTACTTCGAGTGCCAATTGGAGCTGCAGCACGAGCTGCTCAAGTCATACAACAATGTGGATCGCATTATTGCCAAGGGCTCCAAGCCGGACGACGGGGCCGAGGAGTACCTGTGCAAGTGGCAGTCGCTGCCATACGCAGAGTCCACGTGGGAGGATGCCGCCCTGGTTCTGCGCAAGTGGCAGCGCTGTGCGGAGCAGTTCAGCGAACGGGAGTGCTCCAAGTGCACGCCCTCTCGCCACTGTCGCGTGCTCAAGTATCGGCCAAAGTTCTCGCGAATCAAGAACCAGCCCGAGTTTCTGGTGCCGGGACTGGTGCTCAGGGATTACCAGATGGACGGTCTAAATTGGCTGCTCCACTCGTGGTGCAAGGAGAACTCGGTGATTCTGGCCGATGAAATGGGCCTCGGCAAGACCATTCAGACGATCTGCTTCCTCTACTCGCTCTTTAAGCTGCACCATCTCTACGGGCCCTTCCTGTGCGTTGTGCCGCTTAGCACAATGACCGCCTGGCAGCGGGAGTTTGATCTGTGGGCGCCGGACATGAATGTGGTGACCTACCTTGGCGACATCAAGTCACGCGAGCTGATCCAGCAGTATGAGTGGCAGTTCGAGGGCTCCAAGCGGCTCAAATTCAATTGCATCCTGACAACCTACGAGATTGTTCTAAAGGACAAGCAGTTCCTGGGCACGCTGCAGTGGGCGGCACTGCTGGTGGACGAGGCGCATCGGCTCAAAAACGACGATTCTTTGCTGTACAAGTCGCTCAAGGAGTTCGATACCAACCATCGGTTGCTGATTACGGGCACACCGCTGCAGAATTCACTCAAGGAGCTCTGGGCCCTGCTGCACTTCATCATGCCAGAGAAGTTCGATACGTGGGAGAACTTTGAGGTGCAGCATGGCAATGCTGAGGACAAGGGCTACACCCGGCTCCACCAGCAGCTGGAGCCCTACATCCTCCGCAGAGTGAAGAAGGACGTGGAAAAGTCCCTGCCAGCGAAGGTGGAGCAGATTCTGCGAGTCGAGATGACCTCGCTGCAGAAGCAGTACTACAAGTGGATCCTCACCAAGAACTTCGATGCCCTGCGCAAGGGGAAGCGCGGAAGCACCTCCACGTTTCTGAACATAGTTATCGAGCTGAAGAAGTGCTGCAACCACGCCGCTCTCATTCGACCCTCGGAGTTCGAACTGATGGGCCTGCAGCAGGATGAGGCGTTGCAAACGCTGCTAAAGGGCTCCGGGAAGTTGGTGCTGCTCGACAAGCTGCTCTGCCGTCTTAAGGAGACGGGCCACCGTGTGCTGATCTTCTCACAGATGGTACGCATGCTGGATGTCCTCGCCGACTACCTGCAGAAGCGTCACTTTCCCTTCCAGCGATTAGACGGCAGCATCAAGGGGGAGATGAGGCGCCAGGCTCTGGATCACTTCAACGCCGAGGGCAGTCAAGACTTTTGCTTTCTCCTTTCCACAAGGGCCGGAGGCTTGGGCATTAATCTGGCCACTGCCGACACAGTGATTATCTTCGACTCTGACTGGAATCCGCAGAACGATCTGCAGGCCCAGGCGAGAGCCCATCGGATTGGGCAAAAGAACCAGGTGAACATTTATCGTCTGGTTACCGCTCGATCGGTGGAGGAGCAGATCGTGGAGCGAGCCAAGCAGAAGATGGTGCTGGATCACCTGGTCATCCAGCGGATGGACACCACGGGACGCACCGTTCTCGACAAGAGCGGCAACGGCCACTCTTCAAATTCGAATCCGTTCAACAAGGACGATCTGTCGGCTATCTTAAAGTTTGGCGCCGAGGAGCTGTTTAAGGACGAGCAGGAGCACGACGACGATTTGGTCTGCGACATTGACGAGATCCTGCGCCGGGCCGAGACCCGCAATGAGGACCCAGAGATGCCTGGCGATGACTTGTTGTCTGCCTTCAAGGTGGCCAGCATAGCTGCTTTCGAGGAGGAGCCAAGCGAGTCGGCAGCCAACAGACAGGCAGAACAAGATGCCGccgacgaggaggacgacAGCAAAGACTGGGATGACATTATCCCTGAGGGCTTCCGAAAGGTGATCGAGGATCAGGAGCGCGCCAAGGAAATGGAAGATCTATACTTGCCGCCACGGAGGAAGACTGCAACTGCTGCCAATCAAAGCGAGGCGAAACGGGCGGCTGGCGGAAAAGGAGCCAAgggaaagcagcagcaggcggacGATTCGGCGGACTCGGACTACGAGCTGGGCTCTGAGGGCAGCGGCGACGATGGTCGTCCCCGAAAGCGGGGACGCCCAACCATGAAGGAAAAAATCATTGGCTTCACCGACGCCGAGCTGCGACGCTTCATCCGCAGCTACAAAAAGTTCCCCGCCCCACTTCACCGCATGGAGGCCATCGCATGCGATGCCGAGTTGCAGGAAAAGCCACTGGCCGAGTTGAAGCGCCTCGGCGAGATGCTGCACGACCGCTGCGTTCAGTTCTTGGACGAGCACAAGGAGGAAGAGAACAAGACTGCGACGGATGAGACGGCGGGTGCGAAGCAGCGACGCGCCCGCGCCACCTTTTCGGTTAAGCTGGGCGGGGTCTCCTTTAACGCCAAAAAGCTGCTAACCTGCGAGCAGGAGCTGCAGCCGCTCAACGAGATCATGCCCAGCGGAGCCGAGGAGCGACTGCAGTGGAGTTTCAACATTAAGACGCGCGCTCCCCTCTTCGACGTCGAATGGAGCAATGAGGAGGACACAAAGCTGCTGTGCGGCATCTATCAGTATGGAATCGGATCCTGGGAGCAGATGAAGCTGGACCCCACGCTTAAGCTCACGGACAAGATCCTGTTAAATGACACCCGCAAGCCGCAGGCCAAGCAGCTGCAGACCCGTGCCGAGTACCTGCTTAAGATAATCAAAAAGAACGTTGAACTGACCAAAGGTGGCCAGCGGCGTCGTCAGCGTCGACCCCGAGCATCGCGAGCGACCACCAATGACGCCAAGTCTGCCTCCGGCCATCAGGCAGCAAGTACCTCGAATGCCGACGGTAGGTCGCAGGATGCCGACGAGGCGGTCCCTGCCTCCGAGGGCGCCGGTGCCAGCCAAATGGATCACTCAAACTCCTCCCCGAACAACAATGCATCCGCCGACCAGACCAGCAGTGGCACCGCCAAGAAGAGCAAAAAGTCCAAGACCCGGTCGAAAAAGACGAGCGCCTCGgacaacaacggcaacaagCCGATGCACTTTACGGCCAATAATGAGCCGCGCGCCTTGGAAGTTCTGGGCGACCTGGATCCCAGCATATTCAACGAATGCAAGGAGAAAATGCGGCCAGTGAAAAAGGCCCTTAAGGCTCTGGATCAGCCGGACCTAAGCCTGTCCGACCAGGACCAGCTGCAGCACACCAGGGATTGCCTGCTGCAGATCGGCAGGCAGATTGACGTATGCTTGCAGCCGTACGGTGAGCCGGAGAAGAAGGAATGGCGGAGCAACTTGTGGTACTTCGTCTCCAAGTTCACAGAGCTGGACGCAAAGCGTCTTTTCAAAATCTATAAGCATGCGCTCAAGCAGCAGGCGGGAAAGGATgagggaaagggaaagggCAGGGACTCGGCGGCGGGTAGTCCCAGCAAATCCAAGCGCAACGGGGTCTCGACTGAGAAGGAAACAAACAAGGATCGGGACAAGAGCGGgggaaagaaaaagaagaaggacaaggacaaggagcGTACAGGTGGTGGGCGTTATCCTGAAACGGGAACTCCCTCCGCGGGCGGTCGATTCAACAATGAATCTCCGCTAAAGCGGAAGAGAGACGAGAACGATGCTGCTGACACCAGCAGCGGTATCTCTGGTATTCCCGGGGCTGGCGGCATCAGCGAACAATTGAAGTCCATGTCGTCCTTTAAGCGACAGAACATGGAGCGTCACGAGGATCGAAAGAAGCACCATCGTGGCGGTGGCGGCAGCGACTATTTTGGGGCAAGTGGCGCACCTCCAggtagtggtggtggtgcggGCTACGAAGGTGGCCGCCGGCAAGGTCTCAACTCGCCCTCAACGCCGAATAGCagtcgaggaggaggaggtggtggtcGGGGTGGCTATGAGCCAACACCCGCTCCATCGGGCTATACGCCGGAGATGGAGCGGTGGCATGCCCGCGAGAG cagaTACAGCCTGGAATACAAGCGCGACCGGTACGATGCTGGGTATCCGCGTAGTGGCGGAGCTCCTGGAGGAGGCTACCATCGCGATCACCGCGAACGCGACCGCGAACGCCGTCCCGATAAACGCAG ATTTCCCTCAGGGCATCTCCCGCCGCATGCTTACCCGAACCATTACCTACCGCCCAACTACTATATGCCGAATGGAGTCGTTCCCGGATtgccaccaccgccaccatCGGTCTATCGCACCGATCCTCGCGGCTATTCTGTGATGCCGCGTGACTATCCTGCCGACTACAGACGCAGCAGCGATTACGAGCGTCGCACGCAGACCTAA